The genomic stretch GTCATTTCGATCGTGCTTGGGGAAGCTACTATGACGGGCAACTAGTTcctaatttgttgttgtttagctgtttactgttattattatatacgtgttcatattatatacgtgttattattgttgtacagattcctatatatatatatatatatatatatattgaccctaaagtaacccaccattattatttttattatataatttttgttgtttagctgtttctgttgttattattattgtgccagatttatacatgttattactgttgttcagattatataaatatcatctcactatagaccataatgtaactcgccattattattatataaattttgttgttagctgtttccgttgttattattattgtgttcagattctatacgtgtattattgttatataatttttgttatttagctgctacttttattattatctcgcCCAGACTCTttacgtattattatattattattgtcgttaacttgcaataattattgttgttcagatTCCATGGATATCATTACACTCATCATAAACCTTATTTAAATCACCataatcctttatgttattattgttatttttctctgattgtgttttgattttgttgttttgattaatattaagtaaaatgcttggttatggatagctgccaactttgttataagttatgttgtacaaaacggtttaccgttgaaataaataaataaataaatacacttttaattgtACGAGTATTTCTTGATGACATAGCAACGTGTTTCCACCAACTTGTTTTACTACCTGAGTCATATTTACGCATATTTATTAATGCCAGTAGGAAATCCATCCTGAATGTAAAAGCATTAAGGTTGAATATGTACACAACACAGGTGTGatcaagatttatttttaatctgttcTTCTGTTGGTGAGTCATCTTTAGAAGAGCTCCTGTTGGGCAGATTGAAGAAAAACGGCACCACTGCACAACCTGAAAACGAATACGTAAGTCATAAATACTTACAGGCAGGAAGCGTTAACCACCcattaaaagaaatgtaaatgctatatttttataattttgaacagttatattatgttaacattaatttcatttaatatcaaattaaagaactctaaacgtaaattaaaaaatcaaaatatcatCAAGAAATAAGCCTATAGCCGTTCTGTAAGTAAGTCATTTGTGTTATTTCATCATTACAATTTGATCCACTGTGTTTCTTTCCTAAATGTAACTGGACTTTATAGTTTAGtcttatattatagtataaattatgCTTACACAGCAAAGTCCCAGATATTAAGCGGAAGAGGAGTGAACATTGAGAGTCTATCAGCAGACTGAACACCTGGGAACCGATTATAGCACCGAGTCGTCCACAGATCATGTTAACCGACACAGCCATAGCTCTGTAACATATCAAACTTACAGAATACCTGGGAACCGATTATAGCACCGAGTCGTGTACAGATCATGTTCACCGACACAGCCATAGCTCTGTAACATATCTAACTTACAGAACAACTGGGAACCAATTATAGCACCGAGTCGTCCACAGATCATGTTCACCGACACAGCCATAGCTCTGTAACATATCCAACTTACAGAATACCTGGGAACCGATTATAGCACCGAGTCGTCCACAGATCATGTTCACCGACACAGCCATAGCTCTGTAACATATCAAACTTACAGAATACCTGGGAACCGATTATAGCACCGAGTCGTGTACAGATCATGTTCACCGACACAGCCATAGCTCTGTAACATATCAAACTTACAGAATACCTGGGAACCGATTATAGCACCGAGTCGTCCACAGATCATGTTCACCGACACAGCCATAGCTCTGTAACATATCAAACTTACAGAATACCTGGGAACCGATTATAGCACCGAGTCGTCCACAGATCATGTTCACCGACACAGCCATAGCTCTGTAACATATCAAACTTACAGAATACCTGGGAACCGATTATAGCACCGAGTCGTCCACAGATCATGTTCACCGACACAGCCATAGCTCTGTAACATATCAAACTTACAGAATACCTGGGAACCGATTATAGCACCGAGTCGTCCACAGATCATGTTCACCGACACAGCCATAGCTCTGTAACATATCAAACTTACAGAATACCTGGGAACCGATTATAGCACCGAGTCGTCCACAGATCATGTTCACCGACACAGCCATAGCTCTGTAACATATCAAACTTACAGAATACCTGGGAACCGATTATAGCACCGAGTCGTCCACAGATCATGTTCACCGACACAGCCATAGCTCTGTAACATATCAAACTTACAGAATACCTGGGAACCGATTATAGCACCGAGTCGTCCACAGATCATGTTCACCGACACAGCCATAGCTCTGTAACATATCAAACTTACAGAATACCTGGGAACCGATTATAGCACCGAGTCGTCCACAGATCATGTTCACAGATACATCCATAGCTCTGTAACATATCCAAATTACAGAACAACTGGGAACCGATTATAGCACCGAGTCGTCCACAGatcatgttcactgacacagcCATTGATCTGCAGCACCGAGTTGTTTACAGATACAACCATAATTCTATAACACATTAAACTTCGGCGGATCTGCAGAACGAGCTACTTCTACCAGATCTCATAGCTAGACGAAAGGCTGCAGATGTCCTGTTCCTTGCCAAATTGCTGAATGGTCTGCTTGATTGTCCTTCTCTCCTCGCACAAGTGGATATCCGCTTTCCTTCAGCTACTCGGTCGCGTGATCTGTTCGGCAGGCGTCACTCTCGGCGTGATTATGACTTTCATGGTCCCCTTGCCCGAATGATGAGACTGCGAAATAACTTCTGCCACCTTGTCAATCTTTTTCACGACAGTGCTTCGACCATCCGGGGAAGAGTGCTGGCATCCCTCCGCGGTCCTGTGTAGATACACAATTTCTAATCTTCACATGTTgtatggtaatttatttcattgttatgctTGTTACCCCTCATATTGATTGTTGTGTTCCTGAATAGTTTACTGctttgttgttatgtattatgtcgtttgttgttactatttacttgtattatcaattgttatatttaatcatttatgttgttgtttttgttagattCTTATCACtgtcaactttatttttatttaactcattctttctttctttcagttgatatttaaatatttatatatgtatactacccgcttgtactttggcttgtttgccgttggaatgtaataaaaaaaaaaacttaaagaacaCCTGGCAACCAATTGCACCGATTTGTTCACAGATCATGCTCACCAGACAACTATAATTCTATAACATATAAAACTTACAGAACACCTGCCATCATGAAGTAATAGAcaaaatcagttacactacgttttCAGATATGATATCTGATCTCTTTCTTAGGTGGATAACCAACAAAAAGAAAACCATATAGGTTAGAATGaaacgttgtgacacgcatagGTCAGGAACCACAACAACCATTTTGTGTGTCACCTCACCTGTATGTACACTATCTATAAAGCATgctcttaataaataaaaaatttcaaaacactaattatataaaccGAACTAAAGAATATCCGTCACATTTGGTCTTCACTGAAAGACCAACCACTGAAAACttaccagaggccaatagtaaaggCGACTAATAGTGAATTTCTTCTTtttccaccatcttgtttctgccgtgacgatccccatttactattggcctctggtgaGTTCTCGTTAGTTGGTCACACAGTGCTGACCTATTTTGACATGTATTGTTTAGTTCGGGTTTAGTGTGATTGAGATTGACGCACAACGTGTTTGTTGAGAATTCTGAATTATGATTTGAATCTCTTGgaataatttgttatagtttgttataacttgttatagatgatattttgacattttttagtCTCTACATTCTTAACATCCCAACTCTTTACATGAAACACAAAAACCTATTTCAACCTACTAATACCGACAGATACAATCTTTGAAACTCCAGTTCTTTAGTTAAAAAAAGCACaacactaaatttttaaacatatacttattactctgcaattaaattatttaatgcccTTCTTCCACATCTTAGATCGGATTCAGATGTGTTCTTGTTTCAGAGGAGGCTTAGAGAATTTTTATTCCGTTTGGAATGTTATAGTTTCCAAGAGTATTATGTCAAACTGTCCAATCTGTAAAATAGTGATACTATAGTAAcatatctaatacataattattatacctGATATGTAATATAGTTTACAATGTAAGCAGGTGCTTTATGGTCTAATTCTTATGTCaactatatttatagataaataatattgaatggaCCTTTGTCAATGCTATGTGTACGGTAGGATGACAATAaaagattttgactttgactttgattttgtagatatgtattaggttagttacaCAACTGAGGAAGCAATCAAACTGCACATCTCTAAATGTGGTGTTTCACAGTTTTTGTATCACTTAACGATGACAGATGtccggaaatcctgtttccttcatattttttccattttcaaaacaaacacacaactAATGTTATTTCTGTAATCCCCTGATGTACAATCCCTGCATTATTAATACGGGAAGCTTTCTTTGTTGTGAAGAAGTGATTTACCCGTTTACCAGAATCTCCCTTCCCTACGTAATACCTGATGTAAGTTGGGAAGAGTTCAATCAGAATACTGGAGAGAACGTTGTAGCAGACCCCGGACAAGATGGGCATCCCTCCAAACAGCATAATTATGATAGACGTATCTCGAACCACAGTGAGAAGAAACGCCATACATCCGCATAATATTAGTATAACAGCTGGAACATCAACGAGGAAAATCATTCTTTGAATTCCAAACACTTAATTGTATTcgtattatgaaattaaatataatgtaaattttaaatctcCAAAACTTACGTACAAGTGTAATTTTCAGGATTAAGCAGTTTGTGagaaattgttatataattataccTATCTAATGTTAAATACTCTGATGGAAGTTGCTATTTGACGTGAACTAATTTTCCAGCTGTCGAACACTTGTGCATATATTACTTGGGTCTATCAATACTGTactaaaaaattcacattttcaaGGGACTTTTTGGTTTTTTATCACAAAAGAAGAAAATCCCTGCTGATTTTAAAACGTGTAATGCAAGCATAGGTCaagttataaatcaaattaaagggCTTTGTTGGTAGAGCAGAAGCCGAACCTCAAAAGCCAAaatagctaataataataataaaactacaattataCAACCACCACTAAAAGCTAAAGAGCAACTACAATAGCAGTATTTTAGATAAGAGTCATTGTGGTTTAATTCCATTTTAATGTGATACCTAAAAGTAATTGTCTTGTTTTTGAACACtgttgatttaatattttgtatttactccaTCTTTTTACTATAGGGTTTCTTTGTATCAATACCTAACCAAGGAATAGGGTCTCAGAGGGTACCAAGTCATTATTCTCCAGAAAGAAATaatggatttttttctttttccattGTAATTTATCTAAGATTTACTTAAGTAATGCGTTTCAAAACGTATAACTGCTGTCGTTTTAAGCAGAGTAATCTTTTTTAAGCCTGGTTTGCAGcgttaatttaagattttcaagaTTTCCTCTGAGACACGTTCTTGTGTGATAAAAGCTGAAATACTTTAGCATAACAATGATACACTTAAGTATTATATTGATACTTATATTGCCTTCTGGAAGGCAGGTTCCAGAATCAACTGAAACACTATATATTTTACCTTACCAAGTCAGTTGTTACAAGAAAAAAagatacaaaatagtttttcgaaAGGCTTTTTCCCAAAAAGTATAGGCTATAATACTCATTTGGGaagaaatttttcaataaatgttaaatgatttttgtgtataaaactgtttctaaattaaaaatatgatatttacgaagttttattacttagaatTCTAATGTGTAGTTCTATGTTTATATGTTAACCTAATCAAAAATTAGTCTATCAAATTAGTTTCGACAAATGAAGCATTTTGCTCTATATTCATTAGAGgtcaaaaattcagaaatacatttaaacatccaaggaagtaatttttttattaaactacgAAGTTGCCTaagtatttttaatcaatttaaaatataaggaaatataattttcatgaaGACTCACAACTTAAATTGCACTTATGTGTTTAATTAGCTTAGAGTTTGGTGAAAACTGATCGTTTGTGTGTTTTCGTTGAAACCTCAAGTTTATTTTCTCGtagttaaatcaataaataacttCGAGGTTGCCTTAGATAATAATTTTGCTAAGACGAATAAAAAATACTAAGCTTTATTATAAGTAAAGGTAGGTGATTTCTTTGTTACATCACATTTATATGACCCGTTTTTGAGATACGAGTTACGTATTAGTTATATTCTTCGTTCGCCTTGTTAAGTTTTATGATTATAAgctctatgacattttttaagatgtttaaaGACCTAAATATGACACTAGTCGTCATGTCAAAACAGTCGGATAATAGAATATCAATAGCATAttcataaactatatattttagaagttggaGTAAAAACCAATGTcactatttttgtaacaaataaacaaagggTTTATAGGAATcccatttattttgttttctattgttAAACATCTTAAAACCACTAAATTGGCTGGGATAATAGAAGTTCAATAATACTCACAAAGAATATGTCTTCTGTCAAACAAAGGCACGATGACACTGGCAGCCAACATAATTATTGGCTGTACCAGTGATATAAGGACGTTAGGTATAAAGACAGCAGTGTTTATAGTTGCGTTACACTCCACTGGGGCGCTAGTGGTATTAAGGCTAGAAGTGAGATTCTCTCGCTTGGTCACCATCTCACACATTGAGAAGTCACCCTCGTGAGACTCCTTGTAGAACGCCATACGGTTCGTGATCTCAGGTAACCAGAGGAATATGGTGTTTACACTGGAAATAAATTAGGTATAAACAGTGGTGTTCATAGATGTGTTAGACTTCACAATCAATAGACCAACATCTCACACTCTCGTAACCCTCCCTTTTTGAAGACCATACGGTTGGCAATATATGTCCAACTTGCGTAGGGCACGGTAGCAGGATTATTATCAATATGTTAATAATTCCTTtttttgaatattgcttttgacGAGGGAAGGGATGTGAAAGATATAGGATTTGGTTAGGTTGCTATAGTTGAGTGGTAGCAGTAGAGAAATTAATAATACTACGTCTCGAAATCTGCAATGTGATCACTTCTTCAGGACAATATGAgacctaacacataactaaaatctaggttaaaataaacaaattacacaaGAGCGTTCCGTCACACTTATGTTAGGAATCACAACCGACCATGTTGAGTGTCAACTCCAAGCACTTAACTCCTTCCAGAGTCAGGTGTTTCTTTCAAGGTTTACTAGAAATCACCTGGTAGATGAAGTTTACATCGGTCGTAGTAAGTTCTCGACAGGACTAATAATTCTCTACTTCTAGCTAAATATAAGGAAAATGGGATTATTGGCTCTATCTCCAACTGGCTCCTTAGTTGCATCATACATCGTCCTCAGGCTGTTCGTTATGCTGCTACGACAACTTCTGCATTCAACGCTGCTTCTACCATTCCTCATGGTTCACTCTTGGGCCCTTtcctatttaaagtttttattaaggCCATTAAAGGAACCATAAATATaccatttgtttattttcactgACGACATTGAGATTTTCCGATAAATTTACTCTTTTGAAGCTGGTCAAAACTAGCAACGTTCTCTTGAATCTTTACTGATGTGGTGCCATTTAACATAATGTCTGACACTCCTAACCAATCTAT from Homalodisca vitripennis isolate AUS2020 chromosome 2, UT_GWSS_2.1, whole genome shotgun sequence encodes the following:
- the LOC124355415 gene encoding synaptic vesicle glycoprotein 2B-like isoform X4, translated to MRGLSLNVLFYILGTFAPNYWSFFIVKVASGILCCPAMIATVPLLGEFVPSKRRAQSLLICTSLASIGLLYSALIGWLTLQASWKLDLWFITFTPWRLFFLLCGVPSVISSLLFCMTPESPKFMLTRGKSEASLKILQRVHSVNSGKILGSYPVESVKMDANEVPAPQPSGGKGVMPVLKHICDQTLPLFKPPFLKNLVLCVILMVDICLCVNTIFLWLPEITNRMAFYKESHEGDFSMCEMVTKRENLTSSLNTTSAPVECNATINTAVFIPNVLISLVQPIIMLAASVIVPLFDRRHILSVILILCGCMAFLLTVVRDTSIIIMLFGGMPILSGVCYNVLSSILIELFPTYIRAMAVSVNMICGRLGAIIGSQVFSLLIDSQCSLLFRLISGTLLCCAVVPFFFNLPNRSSSKDDSPTEEQIKNKS